A portion of the Calothrix sp. 336/3 genome contains these proteins:
- a CDS encoding DUF790 family protein, whose product MLPTDLLMHRQNGEEIIPKKLTIDGKNLELAQELITCFQSAVGKTQAFIDNQLLELEGDATDYRIKRGLAYILKSSFCTIEIVSPIEPQTLRERVFALAAKSVPSQELTQVTLEKVASILSEELTKEVLPEQVRQGLYADLFENRILINFDAPTTEALIHRYNLSQVQGVFYKASKLIINAHRNVPGQYKLLFRYLKLFQLMAYIEGDADHGFTITIDGPTSLFQPSTRYGLAIAKLIPALLHVTKWSLAATLQVRDFYTNTWKTGRFTLNSDCALVTHYSPGKPYDSMLESSFADRWEKLKTPWILEREVDLIPIPGSVMIPDFRLVHPDGRSYLLEIVGYWRPEYLQKKFSQVRRAERDDLILAISERLNLEKSGVKLDNVPAKIIWFKDKLLPKTVLAILDSEDW is encoded by the coding sequence ATGCTGCCCACTGACTTATTAATGCATCGTCAAAATGGTGAAGAGATTATTCCGAAAAAGCTGACAATTGATGGTAAGAATTTAGAGTTAGCCCAGGAATTAATTACCTGTTTTCAATCAGCCGTCGGCAAAACCCAAGCATTTATCGATAACCAATTATTAGAATTAGAAGGAGATGCCACAGATTACCGCATAAAAAGGGGATTAGCTTATATTCTCAAAAGTAGCTTTTGTACCATCGAAATTGTTAGCCCCATAGAACCCCAAACCCTTAGAGAAAGAGTATTTGCCCTGGCAGCAAAATCTGTACCCAGTCAGGAATTAACCCAGGTGACATTAGAAAAAGTTGCCAGTATTTTAAGTGAGGAATTAACCAAGGAAGTTTTACCGGAACAGGTAAGACAGGGACTCTATGCAGATTTATTTGAAAACCGCATTTTAATTAATTTTGATGCTCCGACAACAGAAGCATTAATCCATAGATATAACCTATCACAAGTGCAAGGGGTATTTTATAAAGCCAGCAAACTAATTATTAATGCCCATCGCAATGTTCCCGGACAATATAAACTATTATTTCGTTACTTAAAGCTATTTCAACTAATGGCATATATCGAAGGAGATGCCGACCATGGATTTACAATTACCATAGATGGTCCCACCAGTTTATTTCAACCGAGTACCCGTTATGGGTTGGCGATCGCCAAGTTAATACCTGCTCTGCTCCACGTCACCAAATGGAGTTTAGCCGCAACCTTACAAGTCCGTGATTTCTATACAAATACCTGGAAAACTGGACGTTTTACCCTCAATTCTGACTGTGCATTAGTCACCCACTACTCCCCCGGCAAACCCTACGATAGTATGTTAGAATCATCCTTTGCTGATAGGTGGGAGAAATTAAAAACACCATGGATACTAGAAAGAGAAGTAGACTTAATACCCATTCCTGGTAGTGTTATGATACCCGATTTTCGTCTAGTTCATCCCGATGGTAGAAGTTATCTTTTAGAAATTGTTGGATACTGGCGACCAGAATATTTACAAAAAAAATTCTCCCAAGTGCGTCGTGCAGAAAGAGATGATTTAATTCTTGCCATCTCCGAAAGATTGAACTTAGAAAAATCTGGCGTTAAATTAGATAATGTTCCCGCAAAAATTATCTGGTTTAAAGATAAATTACTACCCAAAACAGTTCTTGCAATTTTAGATTCTGAGGATTGGTAA
- a CDS encoding DEAD/DEAH box helicase, translated as MARTPTLTFDRGTLILHPPPRGKAWMEFATWDDRVEKFRIPAIQYRLLVEALQGENTEFLDKAKEFFPLELTTALEMEPYPHQSEALAAWKSAGRQGVVVLPTAAGKTYLAQMAIAATPRTTLIIVPTLDLMHQWYAHLLSAFPDAEVGLLGGGARDKTPILVATYDSAAIHAETLGNKYGLLIFDECHHLPTDFYRVIAEYAIAPYRLGLSATPERSDGKHGDLNLLIGREVYRKRAEDLAGQALAQHQIVQIKVKLSQEERVKYQELMQIRNDFLKTVGISLGSLDGWQKFVQMSARSQSGRRAMLAHREAKEIAIGTDGKIRLLANLLAKHYPERTLIFTADNHTVYRISQEFLIPAITHQTPVKERHETLTKFREGEYRSLVASHVLNEGVDVPAASIAIILSGTGSVREYIQRLGRVLRKGQDKNKQAILYEVVTEGTSEEGTSARRRGLDTPEYSPKQPEAKGNFQVIYGGNQTQKTKATPRAAEQMELNYTVNPTPSPEEDKPSH; from the coding sequence ATGGCTCGCACCCCAACACTCACCTTTGATCGCGGTACATTGATTCTGCACCCACCACCACGGGGCAAAGCTTGGATGGAGTTTGCCACCTGGGATGACAGGGTAGAAAAGTTTCGCATTCCCGCCATTCAGTATCGTTTACTAGTGGAGGCACTGCAAGGAGAAAATACGGAATTTCTGGATAAAGCCAAGGAATTCTTTCCCCTGGAGTTAACTACAGCTTTAGAGATGGAACCCTATCCCCATCAGAGTGAAGCCTTAGCTGCGTGGAAATCAGCCGGTAGGCAGGGGGTAGTAGTTTTACCAACAGCCGCAGGAAAGACTTATCTTGCCCAAATGGCGATCGCCGCCACACCACGCACAACATTAATTATTGTACCGACCTTGGACTTAATGCACCAATGGTATGCTCATCTGCTGTCAGCTTTTCCCGATGCAGAGGTGGGTTTATTGGGGGGTGGTGCGCGGGATAAAACACCGATATTGGTGGCAACCTATGATAGTGCGGCAATTCATGCAGAAACCCTAGGAAATAAATATGGGTTATTGATTTTTGATGAATGTCATCATTTACCAACGGATTTTTATCGGGTAATTGCCGAGTACGCGATCGCCCCCTATCGTCTGGGTTTGTCAGCGACTCCCGAACGCAGCGACGGTAAACACGGAGATTTAAATCTACTAATTGGTAGAGAAGTATACCGAAAACGAGCAGAAGATTTGGCAGGGCAAGCATTAGCGCAGCATCAAATAGTACAAATCAAGGTGAAACTATCCCAGGAAGAGCGGGTAAAATATCAGGAATTAATGCAGATACGCAATGATTTCCTGAAAACTGTGGGGATTTCCCTAGGTAGTTTGGATGGATGGCAGAAATTTGTGCAGATGAGTGCGCGATCGCAGTCGGGAAGAAGAGCAATGTTAGCTCACCGTGAAGCCAAGGAAATTGCTATCGGTACCGATGGAAAAATTAGATTATTAGCCAATTTATTAGCCAAACATTACCCCGAACGTACCTTAATTTTTACGGCAGATAATCATACTGTATATCGCATTTCCCAAGAGTTTTTAATTCCCGCCATTACCCATCAAACCCCAGTCAAAGAGCGCCATGAAACCCTAACTAAATTTCGTGAGGGGGAGTATCGAAGTTTAGTTGCTTCCCATGTTTTAAATGAGGGTGTAGATGTGCCGGCGGCAAGTATTGCGATTATTCTATCTGGTACAGGTTCGGTGCGAGAATATATTCAAAGATTGGGTAGGGTATTACGAAAAGGGCAGGATAAAAATAAACAAGCAATTTTATATGAAGTGGTGACAGAGGGAACGAGTGAGGAAGGAACATCAGCCAGGAGACGAGGTTTAGATACTCCCGAATATTCCCCAAAACAGCCAGAAGCAAAGGGCAATTTCCAGGTAATCTATGGTGGAAATCAAACTCAGAAAACCAAAGCCACACCCCGTGCTGCGGAACAAATGGAGTTGAACTATACTGTTAACCCGACTCCATCTCCAGAGGAAGATAAACCCAGTCATTAA